A window from Halomicrobium urmianum encodes these proteins:
- a CDS encoding VNG_1110C family protein has translation MASADRFRDSTQILLPAAALDGVREELEERFTLTVHREGSQVRIIGSPVEIKRASDFLAMNGVNLA, from the coding sequence ATGGCAAGTGCGGATCGGTTTCGCGACAGCACGCAGATCCTCCTGCCGGCCGCGGCGCTGGACGGCGTCCGCGAGGAGCTCGAAGAGCGGTTCACGCTGACGGTCCACCGGGAGGGGTCGCAGGTCCGCATCATCGGTTCGCCCGTGGAGATCAAGCGGGCCTCGGACTTCCTGGCGATGAACGGCGTCAACCTCGCCTGA
- a CDS encoding sugar O-acetyltransferase, with product MASERQKKQNGEMYDPDDETLVEERARARELTSEYNQTTDDESERRTELLSELFGTVDDSAHVNPPFQCDYGYNVHVGADFYANYDCVILDACPVEVGSNVLIAPGVHIYTSTHPLPAEGRRLDEDYEEYARPVTIGDDVWIGGQATINPGVTIGDRAVVASGAVVTDDVPADALVRGNPAEVVREIDQDAEYGSHGA from the coding sequence ATGGCGAGCGAACGTCAGAAGAAGCAGAACGGAGAGATGTACGATCCAGACGACGAAACGCTCGTCGAGGAGCGGGCCAGGGCGCGGGAGCTCACCAGCGAGTACAATCAGACGACCGACGACGAGTCCGAACGCCGCACAGAACTACTGTCGGAGTTATTCGGAACCGTCGACGACTCCGCGCACGTCAACCCGCCCTTCCAGTGCGATTACGGCTACAACGTCCACGTCGGAGCGGACTTTTACGCGAACTACGACTGCGTGATCCTCGACGCCTGTCCGGTCGAGGTCGGATCGAACGTCCTGATCGCACCGGGCGTACACATCTACACCTCGACGCATCCGCTTCCCGCCGAGGGCCGCCGGCTCGACGAGGACTACGAAGAGTACGCCAGGCCCGTCACGATCGGTGACGACGTCTGGATCGGCGGGCAGGCGACGATCAACCCCGGTGTGACGATCGGTGATCGCGCCGTCGTCGCTTCCGGTGCCGTCGTCACGGACGACGTCCCGGCGGACGCACTCGTTCGAGGTAATCCAGCCGAGGTCGTCCGCGAAATCGATCAGGACGCCGAGTACGGTTCCCACGGCGCTTGA
- a CDS encoding TIGR04206 family protein, with amino-acid sequence MTRRLAALAAVGLLPWSLVVSGGEATLVFAFGLVDPDPFSLTTLYHYVFAYTRGLPEYLLAWPVGVCLYLGALASAAVGHLTGREDHRITAGLLVLAGLTQLSFAWGFSRQPGRYAVPVGAVALFAVVWWYEWPALRAIVGAPE; translated from the coding sequence ATGACTCGCAGGCTGGCCGCCCTCGCCGCGGTCGGCCTCCTTCCCTGGTCGCTGGTCGTCTCCGGAGGCGAAGCGACTCTGGTGTTCGCCTTCGGACTGGTCGATCCAGACCCCTTCTCGCTGACGACGCTCTACCACTATGTCTTCGCGTATACGCGTGGGCTCCCGGAGTACCTCCTGGCGTGGCCCGTCGGCGTCTGCCTGTACCTCGGCGCCCTGGCCAGCGCCGCCGTCGGGCACCTGACCGGCCGCGAGGACCATCGCATCACGGCCGGGCTGCTCGTCCTCGCCGGGCTGACGCAACTGTCCTTCGCCTGGGGGTTCTCTCGGCAACCCGGGCGGTACGCCGTCCCCGTCGGAGCGGTGGCGCTGTTCGCCGTCGTCTGGTGGTACGAGTGGCCGGCGTTGCGGGCGATAGTCGGAGCGCCGGAGTGA
- a CDS encoding 50S ribosomal protein L10: MSADVRKTETIPEWKQEEVDEIVEILDSYESVGVVDITGIPSRQLQDMRRDLHGTAQLRVSRNTLLKRALDEAEADIQELSEYVSGQVGLIGTDDNPFGLYKELEASKTPAPINAGEVAPNDIVIPEGDTGVDPGPFVGELQNVGAAARIDEGSIKVTEDSTVLETGEEVSDDLANVLNELGIEPKEVGLDLRAVHADGVLFEPEELELDVEEYRSDISAAASRALNLSVNAEYPTEQNASTLLQTARGEAKAVALQGAIEEPDVMPDLVSKADAQVRALASQIDDEEALPEELQGVEAQPAAAESTDEQTDAEDEAEAEPEESEDAADDGGDDEDDDAGDALGEMF; the protein is encoded by the coding sequence ATGAGCGCCGACGTCCGCAAGACCGAGACCATTCCGGAGTGGAAGCAGGAGGAGGTCGACGAGATCGTCGAGATCCTCGACTCCTACGAGAGCGTGGGTGTCGTCGACATTACCGGCATCCCGTCGCGCCAGCTGCAGGACATGCGCCGCGACCTGCACGGTACCGCGCAACTGCGCGTCTCGCGGAACACCCTGCTCAAGCGCGCGCTCGACGAGGCCGAGGCCGACATCCAGGAGCTCTCGGAGTACGTCTCCGGGCAGGTCGGCCTCATCGGGACCGACGACAACCCGTTCGGCCTCTACAAGGAGCTGGAGGCCTCGAAGACCCCCGCGCCGATCAACGCGGGCGAGGTCGCGCCCAACGACATCGTCATCCCCGAGGGTGACACGGGCGTCGACCCCGGCCCGTTCGTGGGCGAACTCCAGAACGTGGGCGCCGCGGCCCGCATCGACGAGGGTTCGATCAAGGTCACCGAGGACTCGACCGTCCTGGAGACCGGCGAGGAGGTCTCCGACGACCTCGCCAACGTCCTCAACGAGCTGGGCATCGAGCCCAAGGAGGTCGGTCTCGACCTGCGCGCCGTCCACGCCGACGGCGTGCTCTTCGAGCCCGAGGAGCTGGAACTGGACGTCGAGGAGTACCGGTCGGACATCTCCGCGGCCGCCTCGCGGGCGTTGAACCTCTCGGTCAACGCCGAGTACCCGACCGAGCAGAACGCCTCGACCCTGCTCCAGACGGCCCGCGGCGAGGCCAAGGCCGTCGCGCTGCAGGGCGCCATCGAGGAGCCCGACGTCATGCCTGACCTCGTGAGCAAGGCCGACGCGCAGGTCCGCGCGCTGGCCTCGCAGATCGACGACGAGGAGGCACTCCCCGAGGAACTCCAGGGCGTCGAGGCCCAGCCCGCAGCCGCTGAATCGACCGACGAACAGACCGACGCCGAGGACGAAGCCGAAGCCGAACCCGAGGAGTCCGAGGACGCCGCCGACGATGGCGGCGACGACGAGGACGACGACGCAGGCGACGCGCTCGGTGAGATGTTCTAA
- a CDS encoding 50S ribosomal protein L1, producing MADQDIEQAVSRALEDSPDRNFTETVDLAINLRDLDLNDPSNRVDEMVVLPAGTGQETTIVVFAEGETALRAEDVADDVLDGDDLADLGDDDDEAKDLADEVDFFLAEEAMMQDVGRYLGTVLGPRGKMPDPISPDDDVVEMVERLKNSVQLRSGERRTFHTRVGAESMSADEIADNIDVIVRRLHADLEKGPMNVDSVYVKTTMGPAVEVA from the coding sequence ATGGCAGATCAGGACATAGAGCAAGCAGTGTCTCGCGCACTCGAGGACTCGCCGGATCGGAACTTCACCGAGACGGTCGACCTCGCGATCAACCTGCGCGACCTCGATCTTAACGACCCATCGAATCGTGTCGACGAGATGGTCGTGCTCCCGGCCGGGACAGGCCAGGAGACGACCATTGTCGTCTTCGCGGAGGGCGAGACCGCCCTGCGCGCGGAGGACGTCGCAGACGACGTCCTCGACGGTGACGACCTTGCCGACCTCGGCGACGACGACGACGAGGCCAAGGACCTGGCCGACGAGGTGGACTTCTTCCTCGCGGAAGAGGCCATGATGCAGGACGTCGGTCGGTACCTCGGTACCGTCCTGGGGCCGCGGGGCAAGATGCCCGACCCCATCAGTCCCGACGACGACGTCGTCGAGATGGTCGAACGACTCAAGAACTCCGTGCAGCTCCGGAGCGGCGAACGGCGCACATTCCACACGCGCGTGGGCGCCGAGAGCATGTCCGCCGACGAGATCGCGGACAACATCGACGTCATCGTCCGGCGCCTGCACGCGGACCTCGAGAAGGGCCCCATGAACGTCGACTCCGTCTACGTCAAGACGACCATGGGCCCCGCCGTGGAGGTGGCCTGA
- a CDS encoding DUF7282 domain-containing protein, translated as MTDTNDKLRSLFLTALMVTSVVAVGVSFTGAAAADVANDTGTYGTISAATDATPVDGEAGSTDSHSFAIAGIYLEDGETETITIDTSDAADAGLEISGTDSVEIIGAGEGLFKSDVTVEEADDEEVVLSVSVDGGVKGGYFVPQIKYDNVDNAESDASATHEVTATGDADDTPYTAEVDYRILQDVRSDAIFKSGNTYDQTVFHGETVRFEHSADTQSTQYDNVQIEIFEYDSDDTRGTRVKSLNTGTLADAIDFDTSQLDTGQKYVVAINEDSDGVTNEVNPLRVTELGLSANATDTSITTEDEFEADVSADAPNEEFTYRLLNSDGDVVELANGDDAEFTETYDGSGAAEISFNPAADEDLGTGNYTIEVEDTSTGITAQTDTIEVTEAGDEEATFAGNGFVTEEVGDVARIPVELSNTDEATLVIGSEDQNYIANVHVEDGDDDGEVTVLFNSYAAGADQSDQYNIVEAEADDDEASLQTQTGDFRENYPTANYDPYTGTKAPSGNLLAVADYDMNVTAGTYSLSDDDEYTDPDAVGGLSLQERSTDQVSLWISPDGDDYSDLETEDINVRIGSNLTQTDEVAEGDYAVHAIEATGIEGALEVARGSDDVRSLLYDNADYQVHFKIEQADPGPNADADRINLHEGNSYLVSDPENDTYYVAVDMEELEYVDANKWGGNSEPTGDVTDGDELTANFTVRGQSVLSDDDSEMVYADYETVERDATLNDGDDVTVRAQSGQQISGETSVAPGSEVTVRIRSTDTDEPFQLTPETEVDEDGTFTVGGDFSDVNPGTNFTAQTRVNGDETGDSVDGVVREAEGADVTFSDQESDGSTVTVDSANLGTGGFIAVHAGDASGDIVGVSDYLESGSQQDVEISLDEELDESATLVAMPHMDTNDDEAFDYNGSDTDAPYTESGVPVTDSAEITVGDTGTETATPTATATPEETETVTPTATPTPEDDTGGDTPTATTEGEGPGFTAVLALVALVAAALLAVRRDD; from the coding sequence ATGACAGACACCAACGACAAGCTCCGCAGCCTGTTCCTGACAGCCCTGATGGTCACGTCCGTCGTGGCCGTCGGCGTCTCGTTCACTGGAGCAGCAGCCGCGGACGTGGCAAACGACACTGGTACTTACGGTACTATCAGTGCTGCTACAGACGCAACTCCGGTGGACGGAGAGGCCGGTAGTACAGACTCACACTCCTTCGCCATTGCTGGCATATATCTGGAGGATGGTGAAACCGAAACTATCACCATCGATACCTCTGACGCGGCTGATGCCGGACTGGAAATCTCCGGCACCGACTCAGTTGAAATCATCGGAGCCGGCGAGGGTCTCTTCAAGTCCGACGTTACCGTCGAAGAAGCAGACGACGAGGAAGTCGTCCTCTCAGTCAGCGTTGATGGTGGCGTCAAGGGTGGCTACTTCGTCCCCCAGATCAAGTACGATAACGTCGATAACGCCGAGTCCGACGCCAGTGCGACCCACGAGGTCACCGCAACTGGTGATGCAGACGACACCCCGTACACTGCGGAAGTCGATTACCGCATCCTGCAGGATGTCCGCAGTGACGCCATCTTCAAGTCGGGCAACACCTACGACCAGACGGTCTTCCACGGTGAGACCGTTCGGTTCGAGCACAGTGCTGATACTCAGAGCACCCAGTACGACAACGTCCAGATCGAGATCTTCGAGTACGATAGCGACGACACTCGTGGCACCCGCGTCAAGTCCCTGAACACGGGGACGCTCGCGGACGCCATCGACTTCGACACGTCGCAGCTCGACACCGGTCAGAAGTACGTCGTCGCCATCAACGAGGACAGCGATGGTGTAACGAACGAGGTCAACCCGCTGCGGGTCACCGAGCTCGGCCTGAGCGCGAATGCGACTGACACGTCCATCACCACTGAGGACGAGTTCGAGGCGGACGTCAGCGCCGACGCGCCCAACGAGGAGTTCACCTACCGTCTGCTCAACAGCGACGGTGACGTCGTCGAACTCGCGAATGGCGACGACGCCGAATTCACCGAGACCTACGACGGGTCCGGTGCAGCTGAGATCAGCTTCAACCCGGCCGCTGACGAGGACCTCGGTACCGGTAACTACACCATCGAGGTCGAGGACACCAGTACCGGCATCACGGCTCAGACCGACACGATCGAAGTCACCGAAGCCGGCGACGAGGAAGCCACCTTCGCGGGCAACGGCTTCGTGACCGAGGAGGTTGGTGACGTCGCTCGCATCCCGGTCGAACTGTCCAACACCGACGAGGCGACGCTGGTCATCGGTAGCGAGGACCAGAACTACATCGCCAACGTCCACGTCGAGGACGGCGACGACGACGGTGAAGTTACCGTCCTGTTCAACTCCTACGCCGCTGGTGCCGACCAGTCTGACCAGTACAACATCGTCGAGGCAGAGGCTGATGACGACGAGGCCTCGCTCCAGACACAGACAGGTGATTTCCGCGAAAACTATCCTACGGCTAACTACGATCCCTACACCGGTACGAAGGCTCCGTCGGGTAATCTGCTCGCCGTTGCGGACTACGATATGAACGTCACGGCGGGGACCTACTCCCTGTCCGATGACGACGAGTACACCGATCCGGACGCAGTCGGCGGCCTATCGCTGCAGGAGCGTAGCACCGATCAGGTCAGTCTCTGGATTAGTCCCGACGGTGACGACTACAGTGACCTTGAGACCGAGGATATCAACGTAAGGATCGGTTCCAACCTCACTCAAACTGACGAAGTCGCCGAAGGGGACTATGCTGTCCACGCTATCGAGGCTACCGGTATCGAGGGCGCTCTCGAAGTCGCCCGTGGTAGCGACGATGTGAGATCGCTACTTTACGACAACGCCGATTATCAGGTCCACTTCAAGATCGAGCAGGCCGATCCCGGTCCGAACGCCGATGCTGACCGAATTAACCTACACGAGGGCAATAGTTACCTCGTCTCGGATCCTGAGAATGACACGTACTACGTCGCGGTCGACATGGAGGAACTCGAGTACGTGGACGCCAACAAGTGGGGTGGCAACTCGGAACCCACTGGTGACGTCACTGATGGCGACGAATTGACCGCGAACTTCACGGTGCGCGGTCAGAGCGTCCTCTCCGATGACGACTCCGAGATGGTCTACGCCGACTACGAGACCGTCGAACGCGACGCCACGCTCAACGACGGCGACGACGTGACCGTCCGTGCGCAGTCCGGTCAGCAGATCTCCGGCGAGACGTCGGTCGCGCCCGGCTCCGAGGTCACCGTCCGCATCCGCTCGACGGACACCGACGAGCCGTTCCAGCTGACTCCCGAGACGGAGGTCGACGAAGACGGCACCTTCACGGTCGGAGGCGACTTCAGCGACGTGAACCCCGGCACTAACTTCACGGCCCAGACCCGCGTCAACGGTGACGAAACCGGCGACTCCGTCGACGGCGTCGTCCGTGAGGCCGAGGGCGCTGACGTAACCTTCAGCGACCAGGAGTCCGACGGTTCCACTGTCACGGTGGACTCGGCAAACCTGGGTACCGGTGGCTTCATCGCCGTCCACGCTGGTGACGCTAGCGGCGACATCGTCGGCGTCAGCGACTACCTCGAATCCGGTAGTCAGCAAGACGTCGAGATCTCCCTCGACGAGGAGCTCGACGAGAGCGCCACCCTCGTGGCCATGCCGCACATGGACACGAACGACGACGAGGCGTTCGACTACAACGGCAGTGACACCGACGCTCCGTACACCGAAAGCGGTGTGCCGGTGACGGACAGCGCCGAGATCACTGTCGGCGACACCGGCACGGAGACGGCGACGCCGACGGCGACCGCCACTCCTGAGGAGACGGAGACGGTGACTCCGACGGCCACGCCGACGCCCGAGGACGACACCGGCGGCGACACGCCGACCGCCACCACGGAAGGTGAGGGCCCCGGCTTTACGGCCGTGCTCGCACTGGTCGCACTCGTCGCTGCTGCGCTGCTCGCGGTCCGCCGCGACGATTAA
- a CDS encoding OBG GTPase family GTP-binding protein yields MGLEEEIRELEEEIAETPYNKSTEAHIGRLKSKLAEKKEELEKRQSSSGGSGGYAVEKHGDATVALVGFPSVGKSTLLNALTNADSETGAYEFTTLDVNPGMLQYRGANIQMLDVPGLIEGAASGKGDGQAVLSVVRTADLVVFVLSVFEIDQYERLSTELYENKVRIDQEPPRISVRRKAKDGISVNASVDLDLDEETIKSVLREHGYVNADVTVGEHVDIDRLIDGVMDNREYLPSAVAVNKADLIEPDYKETVDEQLREYGVDPEDAVFISAEEEKGLDALRERIWDELGLIRIYMDKPGRGVDYEEPLILREGQTVDDACEKLGGDFEERFRFARVSGPSAKHDEQQVGRDHELADEDVLRILTE; encoded by the coding sequence ATGGGGCTCGAAGAGGAGATCCGCGAGCTCGAAGAGGAGATCGCCGAGACGCCCTACAACAAGTCGACGGAGGCGCACATCGGCCGGCTGAAGTCCAAGCTCGCGGAGAAGAAGGAGGAACTCGAGAAACGCCAGTCCTCGTCCGGCGGGAGCGGCGGCTACGCCGTCGAGAAGCACGGCGACGCCACGGTGGCGCTGGTCGGGTTCCCCAGCGTCGGGAAGTCGACGCTCCTGAACGCCCTCACCAACGCCGACAGCGAGACGGGCGCCTACGAGTTCACCACGCTGGACGTCAACCCCGGCATGCTCCAGTACCGGGGCGCCAACATCCAGATGCTCGACGTCCCCGGGCTGATCGAGGGCGCCGCCAGCGGCAAGGGCGACGGCCAGGCCGTCCTCTCCGTGGTCCGGACGGCCGACCTCGTCGTGTTCGTCCTCTCCGTGTTCGAGATCGACCAGTACGAGCGGCTCAGCACGGAGCTGTACGAGAACAAGGTCAGGATCGACCAGGAGCCTCCGCGGATCTCCGTCCGCCGGAAGGCCAAGGACGGCATCTCCGTCAACGCCAGCGTCGATCTGGACCTCGACGAGGAGACGATCAAGTCCGTCCTCCGCGAGCACGGCTACGTCAACGCCGACGTCACCGTCGGCGAGCACGTCGACATCGACCGCCTGATCGACGGCGTGATGGACAACCGCGAGTACCTCCCCTCCGCCGTCGCCGTCAACAAGGCCGACCTCATCGAGCCCGACTACAAGGAGACCGTCGACGAGCAGCTGCGCGAGTACGGCGTCGACCCCGAGGACGCCGTGTTCATCAGCGCCGAGGAGGAGAAGGGCCTCGACGCGCTCAGGGAGCGGATCTGGGACGAACTGGGCCTGATCCGGATCTACATGGACAAGCCCGGCCGCGGCGTCGACTACGAGGAGCCGCTGATCCTCCGAGAGGGCCAGACCGTCGACGACGCCTGCGAGAAGCTCGGCGGCGACTTCGAGGAGCGGTTCCGATTCGCCCGCGTCTCCGGCCCCAGCGCCAAGCACGACGAGCAGCAGGTCGGCCGCGACCACGAACTGGCCGACGAGGACGTGCTGCGCATTCTGACGGAATGA
- the cysS gene encoding cysteine--tRNA ligase, translating into MTLHVTDTLTGEREAFEPANDDEVLLYLCGLTTSDPAHVGHARTWTHTDVIHRWLEYLGYDVRHVENFTDVNEKIVARVGEVGDDEREVARHYISQFLEVMRDLNLKRADVYPRVSEHIDVIVEMVETLIEKGYAYESEGSVYFDVEAFDGYGKLSNQDLDEMESQGNPDERSEKRNPADFALWKAGGVDPAEIADHQHGGAAPPEEAAETAQTWDSPWGEGRPGWHIECSAMSTAHLGETFDIHVAGSDLVFPHNENEIAQSECATGVEFARYWLHTGMVQVEDEKMSSSLRNFTTAADAVEEFGADVLRTFFLSTVYSADPTFSEQTVAEAEERWERLDRGYERAVEACDSVDAYARVEHPELREAVAGARAEFEAAMNDDFNTREAMAALLDLASEVNAYVDDREEYDFAALKDAVEAFEDLGGGVFGLSFGGSDGGDVAVAEDLIELVLEVREEEREAGNYERADELRDELAALGVEVQDTDDGPTFRFE; encoded by the coding sequence ATGACGCTTCACGTGACCGACACGCTCACGGGCGAGCGCGAGGCGTTCGAGCCGGCCAACGACGACGAGGTACTCCTCTATCTCTGTGGGCTGACGACGTCGGACCCCGCGCACGTCGGTCACGCCCGCACGTGGACGCACACGGACGTGATCCACCGCTGGCTGGAGTACCTGGGCTACGACGTCCGCCACGTGGAGAACTTCACGGACGTCAACGAGAAGATCGTCGCCCGCGTCGGCGAGGTCGGCGACGACGAGCGCGAGGTCGCCCGCCACTACATCTCCCAGTTCCTCGAGGTGATGCGGGACCTGAACCTCAAGCGAGCCGACGTCTACCCGCGGGTCTCCGAGCACATCGACGTGATCGTCGAGATGGTGGAAACGCTGATCGAGAAGGGCTACGCCTACGAGTCAGAGGGGTCGGTGTACTTCGACGTCGAGGCCTTCGACGGCTACGGGAAGCTCTCGAATCAGGACCTCGACGAGATGGAGTCCCAGGGGAACCCCGACGAGCGCTCCGAGAAGCGCAACCCCGCGGACTTCGCGCTGTGGAAGGCCGGCGGCGTCGACCCGGCGGAGATCGCCGACCACCAGCACGGGGGTGCCGCGCCGCCGGAGGAAGCGGCCGAGACCGCACAGACCTGGGACTCGCCGTGGGGCGAGGGCCGCCCGGGCTGGCACATCGAGTGCTCTGCGATGAGCACGGCTCACCTCGGCGAGACGTTCGACATCCACGTCGCCGGCTCCGACCTCGTCTTCCCCCACAACGAGAACGAGATCGCCCAGAGCGAGTGCGCGACGGGCGTCGAGTTCGCCAGGTACTGGCTCCACACGGGGATGGTCCAGGTCGAGGACGAGAAGATGTCCTCCAGCCTGCGGAACTTCACGACCGCCGCGGACGCCGTCGAGGAGTTCGGCGCCGATGTCCTCCGGACGTTCTTCCTGTCGACGGTCTACTCCGCCGACCCGACCTTCTCCGAGCAGACCGTCGCCGAGGCCGAGGAGCGCTGGGAGCGCCTGGATCGGGGCTACGAGCGGGCGGTCGAGGCCTGCGACAGCGTCGACGCCTACGCCCGGGTCGAACATCCCGAGCTCCGCGAGGCCGTCGCGGGCGCCCGGGCGGAGTTCGAGGCGGCGATGAACGACGACTTCAACACCCGGGAGGCGATGGCCGCGCTGCTGGACCTGGCCTCCGAAGTCAACGCCTACGTCGACGACCGCGAGGAGTACGACTTCGCCGCGCTGAAAGACGCCGTCGAGGCCTTCGAGGACCTCGGCGGCGGCGTGTTCGGACTCTCCTTCGGCGGGAGCGATGGGGGCGACGTCGCCGTCGCGGAGGACCTGATCGAACTCGTGCTGGAGGTCCGCGAGGAGGAGCGCGAGGCCGGCAACTACGAGCGGGCCGACGAACTGCGCGACGAACTGGCGGCGCTCGGCGTTGAGGTGCAGGACACCGACGATGGACCGACCTTCCGGTTCGAGTAG
- the corA gene encoding magnesium/cobalt transporter CorA yields MISAVVYGGDGVVEYDDLGAACAADGTTWVHATDATRTELEAIAEVFDVHPLTIEDVRNDVRAKTESFEDYTFLLVQIAALARGETTFAEEVVTTPVGLFLGDDWVVSASPGEAAPVDRAWQAVHAGDERFLQRGPDFTAYRILDAVVGEYFTLLDAIEEGIERIEEEVVESPDRETLDRINSTRRELLSIRKQIWPAREAVGVLARGDPDQVREETEKYYRDVYDQLVQLVDLTETYRDLVVGSRDIYLNALSQSTNEVMKTLTVVATIFIPLTFVAGVYGMNFDPGASPYNMPELGWSLGYPAVMVGMALMGAIMLVHFRRRGYL; encoded by the coding sequence GTGATCTCCGCGGTCGTGTACGGGGGCGACGGGGTCGTCGAGTACGACGACCTCGGCGCGGCCTGCGCCGCCGACGGGACGACGTGGGTCCACGCGACCGACGCCACCCGGACGGAGCTCGAGGCCATCGCCGAGGTCTTCGACGTCCACCCGCTGACGATCGAGGACGTCCGCAACGACGTCCGCGCGAAGACCGAGTCGTTCGAGGACTACACCTTCCTGCTCGTGCAGATCGCCGCGCTGGCCCGCGGGGAGACCACCTTCGCCGAGGAGGTCGTCACGACGCCGGTCGGCCTGTTCCTCGGGGACGACTGGGTCGTCTCGGCCTCGCCCGGCGAGGCGGCGCCGGTCGACAGGGCGTGGCAGGCGGTCCACGCCGGCGACGAGCGGTTCCTCCAGCGCGGCCCCGACTTCACCGCGTACCGGATCCTCGACGCCGTCGTCGGCGAGTATTTCACGCTGCTGGACGCCATCGAGGAGGGGATCGAGCGGATCGAGGAGGAGGTCGTCGAGTCGCCCGACCGCGAGACGCTCGACCGGATCAACAGTACGCGACGGGAATTGCTCTCGATCCGGAAGCAGATCTGGCCGGCCCGCGAGGCCGTGGGCGTTCTCGCCCGCGGCGACCCCGACCAGGTCCGCGAGGAGACGGAGAAGTACTACCGCGACGTCTACGACCAGCTGGTCCAGCTCGTCGACCTCACCGAGACCTACCGTGACCTCGTCGTCGGGTCACGGGACATCTACCTCAACGCCCTCTCGCAGTCCACCAACGAGGTGATGAAGACGCTGACCGTCGTCGCGACCATCTTCATCCCGTTGACCTTCGTCGCCGGCGTCTACGGGATGAACTTCGACCCCGGCGCGAGCCCGTACAACATGCCCGAACTGGGGTGGTCACTCGGCTACCCCGCGGTGATGGTCGGGATGGCGCTGATGGGCGCCATCATGCTCGTCCACTTCCGGCGGCGGGGATACCTCTGA
- the rpl12p gene encoding 50S ribosomal protein P1, with amino-acid sequence MEYVYAALILNESGEEINEDNLTDVLDAAGVDVEESRVKALVAALEDVDIEEAVEEAAAAPVAAGGAAAAPAEGGAEEEAAEEEEAAEEEAAEEEAGDDDEDEGDGGEGLGELFG; translated from the coding sequence ATGGAATACGTTTACGCCGCACTCATCCTGAACGAATCGGGCGAAGAGATCAACGAAGACAACCTGACCGACGTGCTCGACGCCGCGGGCGTCGACGTCGAGGAGTCCCGCGTCAAGGCCCTCGTCGCCGCGCTCGAGGACGTCGACATCGAGGAGGCCGTCGAGGAGGCCGCCGCAGCGCCCGTCGCCGCGGGCGGCGCGGCCGCCGCGCCGGCCGAGGGCGGTGCCGAGGAAGAGGCCGCCGAGGAAGAGGAAGCCGCAGAAGAGGAAGCCGCCGAAGAAGAAGCGGGCGACGACGACGAGGACGAAGGCGACGGCGGCGAAGGCCTCGGCGAGCTGTTCGGCTGA
- a CDS encoding 50S ribosomal protein L11 gives MAGTIEVLVPGGQADPGPPLGPELGPTPVDVQAVVGEINDQTEAFDGTEVPVTVDYEDDGSFSIEVGVPPTAELIKDEAGFDTGSGEPHEEFVADLSVDQVRQIAEQKAPDLLAYDTKNAAKEVVGTCVSLGVTIEGENPREFKEKVDAGEYDDQLAEA, from the coding sequence ATGGCTGGAACTATCGAAGTGCTCGTGCCCGGCGGCCAGGCCGATCCCGGCCCGCCGCTCGGTCCCGAGCTCGGTCCGACGCCCGTCGACGTGCAGGCAGTCGTCGGTGAGATCAACGACCAGACGGAGGCCTTCGACGGCACCGAAGTCCCCGTCACCGTCGACTACGAGGACGACGGCTCCTTCTCCATCGAGGTCGGCGTCCCGCCGACGGCGGAACTGATCAAGGACGAGGCCGGCTTCGACACCGGCTCCGGCGAGCCCCACGAGGAGTTCGTCGCGGACCTCTCGGTCGATCAGGTCCGACAGATCGCCGAGCAGAAGGCGCCGGACCTGCTGGCCTACGACACGAAGAACGCCGCCAAGGAAGTCGTCGGCACCTGCGTCTCGCTGGGCGTCACCATCGAAGGTGAAAACCCCCGCGAGTTCAAGGAGAAGGTCGACGCCGGCGAGTACGACGACCAGCTCGCGGAAGCGTAA